The Arachis ipaensis cultivar K30076 chromosome B10, Araip1.1, whole genome shotgun sequence DNA window aaaaaaaaaggccaaACAAAAACATTTTTCAGTGTTATTGAAATTTGGTATGTTTTAACTTGGTGTATTTCACTGACATAAAACTGGATGTTAACACATCACATGTTCACATTTTAAAGTATTTAAATTTAAcccttaaatttaattttatcaaattttaaaatttcagtctTTCATAAAATTTGAGGGTCAGAtttttctaataattttattatttttcaaatttaaccCTCAAATTTGTTAgcatctaaattaaaaaaaaacacccCAAATTATCATCCCACAGTATTACGCACAATGTTTCTCCATCCTTAAAAAAAATCAGCGATTTATTCATTCCAACCATTATAGAATACAGGCACATGCTTTAGGAATAGTAATggttatgtattttttattttaaggataataacgtttaaaacaaaaaaaaaatgtttgcaATGTAAACTCTTGGATGCATGTGCTTGGCGTAGCTCTCActtaacaaaattatttttatactATACCAAATATACCCCTTTCGGTTAGCAACTAAAAATTCATTTACAAAGTTTAAACGATTGAACAGACAAAAAGAAAAACTTCATATCATCAATACATCATGAAAAATGAAATTATCTATTAAACTATATTTTTTAACTTCTGAGTGTTACGTACATATAATATTATAAACCAACTCTAGTGTCCTTTTCTAATTGAAACTTGGAACTTAAGATTCTCCAAATCAATAAGCTCAAAGTGACAATAATCACCATACTCCAACCTTGAGAAAATCGTGCATACCCATTATTTGGATAATAAAGTAATTTCACCTTCCATTCTCTCTTCTCATGAACTTGCAAGGTTGCAAAATTGTTCCACTGCTTACACTGTAATTCTTTATGTATTCAGTTGGTATCACCTACACCAAACAccacataataaaaaaaactttattAGTTCAAGAATAATGGTTAATAAATGATATTAACAATACATATATGACATATAGAATATAGTTGTTGCATTTAATCATTTATACACATGATGATTAttctaataaaattatattttcataCCGCATAATGACTTGTTCATGCTTGATGTGTATGGTGAAGTCATTCATTCTTGGGCATGGATCCGAAATTAGCTTTAGAAGTTTTATGCTTTTTAGGGaatggtgaagaagaagaagaaggaggcctATAAGAAGGGCCTTCTTGCTCTGAATATtctaaagtgaaaaaaaaaaagtaaaaaaattatccTAAAATATTGTACATTTTTCACAaattagcaaaaataaaaacaaagattggAGTTACATGTGcaaaattaaaatctaataattgataattattttgagaaaaaatataaaaaattttaataaataatgagaatataaaaccatgcaatatTTGAATTCATTCCATTTTTACCCTCTCTTTCTAAGATGACATATTTGAATTCTTGTATACATACTATTACATAATTAAAAAATGAACAaggaattaaattaattattgataaGGAGATATATGTAAATTACCAGGAGAGCTAGGAGTCAAAGGGTCTTCTCCATAACTACGAATATGAACTTTGAATAAAATATCGATTGGATCGACCAACTCAAAGACACAAGCGTCACCAAGTTTTAAACTATAGAATGTTGAGAATTTCTTCCAACCATTTGTAATTATAAATTGTCTGCAAGCAGAAATTCTCATCTGCACATCCCAACATTTGTTCGGATCATCAACAAGAAAGAGCTTTGCATTTCCTTCTTTATTCCCAAGAATTGGTTTAGCAAAATAGCTTGGTATAACCTGTTTTCATCAttaattattagttattattagtaATGGAAATCTCACTCACAAAAAAAATTGGATGAATTtcaagtgttaaaaaaaatactactatataagataaaaaaaagggtaaagtatactttttgtccctgaagtttgacaaaaatttcaaaaatacctctaagtattttgtttcaattttgttccaaaagttttcgatttgcatcaaatatatccttgacagctaatttttcaaaaaatttaagatcaattcaacaacaatatCATAAGAACAACactcaatacaagcaaatcaagcataattttcatgtattattgttagattagtcttaaatttttttaaaatttagcctatacaaatcgaaaacttctgggacaaaattaaaacaaaataaaacttatgagtattttaaaacttttgcgaaacttcagggacaaaaaatatactttaccctaaaaaaaatctacaaaattaaggtttaaaaaaataatgaaagtgATGATATAAGAAAGAATAGTTACCAAGAGGTCTCTGTCAGAATAGGTTTTCCCAAGTGCACATACAAAAAATGGATTCCCAGTTTGGAACCTACTCTTCACTTTCTCTTGAAACTTCTTCATGGTTTTATTGTCCAACACTTCTGGATTATCTATAAGAGCCAAGTAAACAAAACTTCAATAAAATTACTTTAAATTTGCATATAACAATTAACATTATTATaacatcttttttaatttttttaatagagattaaaataaaaagagagTAATTACCATAATCTTTTTCCTTGGCAATATAATCAAAATTCCTAGAAGCTCTCCTTTTTCTTTTAGTGGTATTGATTTCACCATCAATAGAGTAATCTTCAGGCTCTTCTTTTATAATACTCTTCCTTTTGAAACTATTAGTTTCATCATCGGAAATTaccagtggtggtggtggtggaggtggtGATTGTGGCGGTGACAAGAGAGATTTCCGTCTTTTTCCATTAACAAACTCAAAAGAACCATCACTCTTTTTTTCACCCTTTTGCCCTTTTTCAACAACATTAACATtaacattttcattttttttctcagAATTAGAACATGGGTACTTAATTTCTAAACCACTTGAACCCAAAACTATAACATaaaacttattattattattattattagtttttttcAGTTCATAACGGAACAAGAGAAACTGTGTCGCTTGGAGAGACACGTATTGTGCAAACTCTTTCCAACCGTGGCCAAACACAACGTCACCACGTTCATCCCTTGACCAATGAACTTCCAATTCAGCTCCGTTTGGAAGACTTAGAAAAACAGAACGTGACGTAATTCGTTTCCAGTAATTATGCACAAAACTCTTTGGCAATCTCtgtaaacaaaaattaaaataaacttcTTAATAATTATCTTCAAGAACGAACACGAAATTCAATTAGGGTTACGAATAAAGCTACATACTTTGTATTGTTACTAAACCCTAAAGTTACTACTAATCAAAATTAtcgaataaaaataaagaaagaaaagaaaattaactaCTAGTAATTACTAAGTCAAAAGATTAGGGTTTAGCATAAAAATTAATCCTAATTCAAAACCCTACTATTGGGAATTGAACTGCACACGATTCATTCTCCTATGTTGTTTTGGTGAACCCTTATTAATGTGACAAAAATTAGAGAATTGCATGGAGAattgaaaaaataagaaagaaaaaagaaaaagaacggAAAAAAAAGTTGATGTTAATTATTATTACCAGAAATCCATCATCAAGAAGGTTCTTTTCAAGAATAACCTTGAAGAAGTGAACGACATCACGTTCTTGAGAAGACATAGTTGATCACTGAAATTGATCGAAGCTCAGGAATTTGGAGTCAGAGAGATGTAAAACTGAATTGAAAATGTGTGAAAATAAGTTGCTAAATTGATGGAATAATGAATTGTTATATTTATATGGAAAGTGATTAATTCATTTAATTGTGTAATTGAGTGGGTCCCACTTCTCAAACATTTAGGAAatataaattgattttttttgtgactaggaaatagaaattgattttttttgtgactaaaatAGAAATTGATTGATACTAAGAGTTTGTTTCTAATTCGAatctttgaattattttttttggaaaaatactaaGTAAATAATGGCTATCTTAAACAACATAAATAAttatcaatcaaataaaaatatattatattttaatttaaatttattaattaaatttaaaattaatttattcttttaatcttattaatttatattattcacatattattcaaaaatattattgagTATGTATACTTTTCCTTTCCGTAAAAACAGGAGATATTTAAGATTTAGAAAAATCAAAGAAGATAATGCGTTTTATCTCCTTTTAACTACttacccttttttattttttattttctattttcggtGTCTTTCTAATAAACCATATACTAGCCATAGCCAATATCTAATCTAATCAAATGATTTTCCTTTAAATTAGTAATTCTTTTACAAAAAATCTCATATTATTGGAAAAAATAATTCCTATAAGATCTTCTTTTAGTCTTAAcaacatatttttatttattattttcatgttATATGTATAAAGTGTAAACAATGTGTCTTATTATTTTAGATTTATGGTGTAGATGATAGAATTTTGATAATAATTTacttaattaaactaattaaaaaTGTATATTACCAGATTATTCTAAATTTAAAtgtaataaaattttattctttaattttttgtATAAATCGTGGCACTCCTGGTctactaattaaaaaaaatatataaaaaatttagcATAAGACTACAATTTATGCTTTAAATTTGGATGCATGAATTGTTGTAGTACTACGTATTTTAAAGATGTCAGAAATATGAcctttttttacataaaatacTATGATTTATGTGAAAATCAAAATTATAGACAAGTGAGACAAAACCATGGGCGCACAAAGCATGAGTCGTCGGTTTAGGATGTGGTTTTAAACGAAATAAATGAAATCCACAAAGAATTCACAATTTATGAGAAATGATGTGTGAAACATGTAAAGAACCAATGATTTATACATAACTTTTGTCCTTGCATGTCATTCTGGTTTGATTTACCCGTGACCATAATAAATCAACTACTCTCCAGATATTTAGCTAAacctaaataaataaagaaattgtTGGTTCCTTATGTTTTACGCATCCTTTTTCATAAATTGTGAGTTCTCTATGGTTTCATTCATTTTATTTAAAATCATTCCTACATTCCCATGATTTCCACGTAAATCGTGGTGTCCTGAAAAAGGGGTCACATTTCTAATACTTTTAAAATATGTACTAGTACAACTATTCATACATGCAGATTTAAAGCATAAATCGTTGTCATATGCTAGattttatatgtttttttcttaaaattagTAGGAATGCcatgatttatataaaaatttgaaggaTAAGTTTACAAAACCCTAAACTCTAGTTTTTTTTTGGGAGAGTGAGGGATCCAATTACGGTTGTATCCTTCATTTCTTAAGGCCCAAAATATCTAAGCTTCAAGTCCGAAAGTTCCAAAATCAGTTTTGGGCTTAGGCTGCATAACGATCCAGGAAATACTACACACCCAAAAAGAGTTCAGACCGTCCAAAAATGAAACATGGAATGGGCCCATGTTGTTATGGGCCTGATATGAATGAGATCTTGAATTTGTATTTCCTGCGNNacctctctctctctctctccctctctctctctctctctctctctccagcATATTTCACAGCTTAATCGAAtggctccttcttcttcttcttcttcgattgTTACTGATTCACTGGATCCATCAACACCTACCGAAACTCTTCACAACGATCTTCAGGTTCTCTTCGCCTTTCTCCAATttccacctctctctctctctgtccaGCATATTTCACAGCTTAATCGAAtggctccttcttcttctccgatTGTTACTGATTCACTGGATCCATCAACTCCTACGGAAACTCTTGACAACGATCCTCAGGTTCTCTTCGCCTCTCTCCATTATACTAGTTTTGAATGTAGCCTTGCGGTAAATACTAAATAGGTTGTGATACTCCTTAGTCCTTTCATAAATTCTTCGTTAGTTTCCAGCTCTGATTGATGCTTAATATACTCACGCACCGATCTTGATGCTTGTGATAGGTCTTTCTTAACTTCGTTTATTTCCAGATCTGAATGATGCTTAGTATAACATACGCACCGATCTTCCACATGAATAACGcgtgcttttattttatttttaaaatcttattgaTCTTCATTCTGATTGCTTTGAATAGTTATAGGCGACTGATTATAATATATATTGTGGAAATAACATCATTTATTTTGCAATTTAAACTAaattttttgtttcaatttggAGCGTCTGTTAATGATTTGACTAATTTCAAACACACGACAAATGACGATATAAGTGATATTGCAGTAATTGCTTGATAATTTATTGGTGCTTCATAACGAGTGAGTAATATGTAGTTTGGCCTTCAAAAGGATATTTCCGACATTGCTGTGTTCTATCAACTGCAGATGAGCAATTTCCCGTGCTTTATTTGTAATTTCCGTAAAGGCTATAGATTAATTTTCATCACAATATGCGGAGAAGATAGAAGAGAACAAGTGTCATATGTAGTATTTGATTTTTGTCTTAGTTTGATTTTAGTTATACCTCCAAGCTACTACTAAAGGAGTACTGATTTTTAATTCTATTCTGTGTTCATTTTTGATAGCCATTCTTTGTTCTTCACAAACCTTCATCCCGAAGAAAAGATAGCTCATCAACAGGACAAGGTAAACTGCGAAAAAGAAATGAGCTGTCTTCACCGCAGAACACAGAAATAGGAAGGAAGTGTGAACGAAGAATGTGACTCACCATTTGTTTAAGCCGCTACAAATTGAAGCGTTTAACCGTGGTCAAGAATCGAGTCCACCATTCAGGTTCTTAGTTATCTTTTTCCATTTTCCTTGAATCTTGTGGCTTGGTTTTCTCTATGCTCGAGTAGGGAGATTTAGGAGGTATTTTTAACTTCTAATTCTTTTTCCTTGAATGATCTAATATGAAAATATTGATTCCATTTAGGATGTTTTAAGAGATCTTAATTCTAGTGTATTTAAAGATATACAACGATGGATTCTGGAGTGCTTCAATGCTGCTAGATTGATGGAGAACCTAGTATCACAAAAGCAACTCGATCCTTTCCTATTCTGAGTAATGCTACTCCTGGTCAACTGTCCACTGCATTGGTTATTACCGGTAAGCTTAGGCACTATCCTTTTTGGTGAATCCTGTGAATGCTATGATTCTTGGTAACTCTGTCTAACTAGACAGATGTTCATCAAATCTATGATTGACAGGAAATATAGAATTTGTCGATGATATATTGACCTTTGAAGAGCTCGGCCATTTCTTGAAATCCCATGGATGCCATGTAGCCAAGCTTTCTTCGGTGGATTTTTCAATGAAAAACGGAATTGCTGGTTGCTTAAAAGCTTTATTGCGAGAGTTTCCACTGGGTGAAATTGATGTATGTTTTTACGTATACGTACTAGTGCATTATTGAATTAATTCTATCTACTCGTACCTTCAATTTTACTATTTCCTTAACATTGATGTTGAGCAGTCAGCTGATATATCAATCTTAGCATCATGGTATAGAGAATAAGACAACAGCAATAAACCACTAGTGCTTATCATTAGTGATTTGGAAAGGTGTTGCGGATCTGTCTTAACAGAATTTGTCCTGATGTTGAGCTATAAGCGTCTTCTAAAAGTATATTTCCATGTAAATTGATAATGTGATTTATGTTTGTACATCTACTTAGATTAACTATGCCGGGGCTTCACTTTGCATGTGTCTATTGTTGATAAACATGGGATATATACtttgtaaaatcttttttatttatttatttatttattttttttgtataaggAGGAGCATTCACATGTATAATATGATATTGGCTTCTGTCTGCTTCCTCTTTTTCCACTAGCGAATGGGTTGTCAAGTTACCATTCTATGGAGCACCGCAGTTCTGATTTTGATAATCCATTCTTATGATCAAATTCCCTTGCTTTCGAAACTTATGACTCCCCTTTTCATGGTGGAAATTCTATTCACTTTCTATATAAGTAGGTCTATTGCATTACTTGTTAAATGCATCTGCCAATAATAAATTAGAAATATTAAGCATTCATTTTAACATGCTATGGTGAGATTTGCCTACCCTACATAATAGTTAATGTGGTAAAGTTGGAGTTCATGATACTAATTTTTCTTTGTGCTCAGTGCCTATGTGAAGCTGGAAAATATAGCAAAGTGCGACTGCTGGATTTGTTTTGCGAAGTGCTCAATCCAGATTTGTTCCCGCATAGAGATTCTGTTTGTCACATCAGGAATGAAAAAATCAAGGGTTGTCTTCAACAAATGGCCACAGTCAATAATACTCTTCCGTTCAAAGCGGTGGTTTGATTCGCCAAATAGTTCTCAAAGTGAGGTACATTGAAATATgatgtttattttctttcaagtACCGAGAAAGTTTCTTGATGCAATACTATTTTCCATTAAGATAATGTATTTTAGCAGTAAAGCAAGGTGGGATATATAGAGAAGCCATGAAATCTGTTTTGTTTCTGAAGTCAAAGATGACATCTAAAGCATATAGCTGCCTCCTTATATTGTTAAACTTTAACTTGATACTACAAGTTTAATCGAATGCTGGAATCTAGTATGAAATAAAATCGAAAACCATGCCATTGTAAACTTGTAATATGATAATGGGATACCAAATAGTGGCTCTAGCAAAACACAATTTGATCACTGAAATTGAGTTGTAATtttccttatttattttctatttgaaaCTATTTAAGTGGAACTTTCCATTATCCTGTTAACCAAAGCAAATCCGTTGATTCAGCCATTTCAATTTTCAAAGAGACTAATTTTTGTTTACTTCAAATATCTGTAGACTTCTGACCGAACATTATGCACGGATCTCCCTACAGGAGCGCTTGGTCAACTGATAAAGAGTTGGGAAAAACTTACCGCAGATATTTGATATTTCCGAGGTATGCTCAACTAGTCTTTACTGTGTACAACTTCCTTCTGTTTCATTCATTCTACCTATTCCTTATTGTGGTTATATTAAAAATTGATTCCTTGTGAAAGCTCGTAATCGTTAAATAATGATTTGATTTCTCACAGATTCATGATAAATTGAAAACATTAAAATCTTCAGTAAGATGTGAAGATAGGAGGCGTCCACGCAAGAGTTCCAAGGACATATCCAAGTAATATTCTAATTCTAATAAGCGAAGTTGCGATTTCTTGGCAAAGGAGGTTGATTCTTCATTGATTGTACTGATCTGTTTGATTGAGAACTGAGAGAAACCTATTGCTCAAATTGAATGCCAGCTGTTTCCTTGACAGACCAATTGTCTGGGTCCTTTTGGTTGGGGTCCCAAAAAGCCTGGATGCCTCACCCACAAGCTTGCTCTGTGGCAGGTTTAAGTGAGATGCTGAGGTTAAGCAAGGAAGGAGAGGGGTTGAACTAATGTTGGACTTAACCTAAACAAGGGAAAGCAGGCCTAGTTATAGAATTGTGAACAAATGAATATCAAATTAAAGATTCTACAAACATTTAAGTTTAAAAAATGATTAACTAACGGATATGATTGTGATGTACTTCATTCTTTGAGGGCAAAACTCACCTTCATGGAATATAGGAAAGCTTTTAGCTTGTTTCTGGTTGGGTTTTGTGAGCTTGCCTTTCTAGGAGATACTTATGTTAATTATGGGAGGACTGGAAAATTTTTGTGGGCTGTTGTATGCTCTCTTTTTGTTGTGGTTGTCAAATCAAAACTCCTTGTCTGATGCCTATAACAATTCCTTATAATGATATATGCTGGTTTCTTTGCTTGTTTTCTTAATTGAGGCTAACTATTTTTATTCAGGAGATATGGATCGAAGGTTTCATTAGATGCTGAGAATGAGTCGACAATGTTAAACTTGCGAGCTGTTGCATTTATAGATTGTTTAGTTAGGTAAGGTTTTGTATTCTGTTTCATTTCAGGTGTAGATCGATTGATTGTGGAAAGCATGATGCCAGTGATAGTGAATTTGGGCTTGTTTGGAAAGATTATTTTTCAGTGATgtcttttttttcattaaaagtACTTTTATTCTATCAATTATATTTGGATacaatataaaaatactattttataAATTGTTGGCTCAATAAATGGGTTTGCATGCGTTGTCTGTGTCCCTGTCTATTTCTCCTAAGCAAATAAAACTGAAACAGGACAATAGATTGATCAGTTTTTTTCATTATGGTCAGGGGACTATAGGTGTGAGCTCAGCTTTTCTatgattgaaattcaaatttcatcGTCTTAATATTTAAGATAAACCTTAAGGTTAATATGTATAACTCAAGTTGGTGAACTAAATAAGCACCAATACTCTAgcattaaattttattgttttctaaGAAGATGgcattaaatttgattgagatgtTGCACTATAAGCACCATAAGTGCTGATCTCTCTCACCCTCTCATTTTCAGAAAACATTATTAGGTTAATAGGTTTATTATCTAGTGTGTCctcttttctattcttttttttacACACAACAGTGCCAAGTAACGTTGATAAAACTCGATCCATTCCCCCTTCAATTGATATGAATTTTGATGATATGATTTTATATGGCAACAAATGCTAATTCAGTTGTACAGGTTATGAATGCATCTCTCAAGTCATGTATTGTGCTGTGTGTGATAATTGAGATCCCTGTGGTTTTGTTTCATCCTATTGTTATACACAATAATGGACTATGTCGCAGGTCCTAATTGATGTTTATTTTTGGTGAAAACGAATAGCACTCTTTTATTGCTGGTTAAGTCTTGTCACTGATTGACCTTTTCCTGGAACAGAAATTACATGAGGCCCATCGAATGCATGCCTTTTCATGAAATTTCCTGCTTCAAGAATGTTGAGAAGCTTCAAATGGTAAGAGATTAGGGTTTTCCTCCTTGCCCCTTGCcccaaattcaaaaaaaaatatcagcATATGGGCCTTTTATATAGAGAGGATGCAGTCGCAACTTATTGTGCTGACTAGCGTTGATTTTAGACACTGCCAGGTCAAAAGCATACTAAATCTTCAGACAATGTGTATTTGAGAAACATTTTATTTATCTTCCAAAGAATTGATCACCAAAGCTTGATTCTGTCCATGCTCGTGACTTGAGCTACCATTGGTTTAGATTCCGGTGTTCAAGTCCCTGACTAAATTTCATTTTTGTTGAGGAATTTTTATGATGAGTTATGGAGCTACAGATTTCAGGTGTAACTCTTCGGAAATGGGCTTTTTggtgcattttttttttcatataaattaTGAATCACTAATAATAAGATTTCATTCCCCGATACATTATATTACTCATGGAGTTACTATAATTCAACCGCATCAACGCATCGCATAAAGTTAATACTTAATACACCTACCGAAGTCATGTATGATTAAGTTTGTTCCTCTACACTTTTAATTTACTTTTTGCTTATCGTAGGTTTCGATTGGAGATCCAAGAAGAAGAATTCAAGCTGTTTTGTTGGATTCACATAAGATTTTAAGGTGCAGTTGCTGTAACAAAACTGGCAATGCCCTATTGCATCAAGACAGGATTCCTCAATTCTGTAAGTCTATCTAGTAAATTATCAATTTAGTATAGCATGCCCTAGCTTGAAAATGAGGTAATCTCCCCCGATTCTAAATATTCATATGCCCCAACCGAAAAAGTGAATCTTTGTTTTATATTTGACCAACCCTATTCATTATTCATATACCATGATCAGTACTTGAGGGTTGACATTTATTAACGTGTTTCACCTTACATATGATTAATCTTGGCTGTGAACAGTACTATGCCACAACCACAGTGGAGTTTCTAAACTGAAATTTAGAAAATTGTACAGGTATTCCCTGTCTCGAGCACGGAGATCTTATCAATCTTCACGATTGGTTCCAGTCTTTTAGAACAATTCTTCACCAAAGAAATAAACGGAAACCGAAGTCAAAGCAGTCATCTCAGCCAAAGAGAAAAGATACAGCTGGATCTGGAGACCAAAATGAAGCACCAATCCAGTATCCTTTATCTTCCCCATTTTCCATTGTTTCTTTCACATAACAAGATATGATGCTGAGAATGCATTGGTAGGTTATCCCAAAGCATCAGTTGTGAAGTCATTATCTCTTTAATCTTGTGGTGCCATTTATTATTTGCATACACACGCATGCATTTTAACTTTTCAAGAATAAAGAAACATCTCCAAAACTACATGACAAGGGGCCATTTTGCACCTAACTCAACTATGATATCTTCATACTTTTTTTTATTCGTTTTTCAGTTTCCTCCCAATTTTTCATTAGTGGCCGAGGAACAATGTTATTTGCAAAATGAATATGCTAGCTTTCTACAAGCTATTTTCTTGGATAACATCCCCAGTTCTTCCAACATTACTTTCTTCCAAATAGAAAATTTTAGTTAGATTTGATTATCATAGTCAACCCTGATAACTAAAGCGGTAGAACTACTGTGTTATGAGTATCTTATTTAACCATGCCTAAAGTTAGCCTTGATTGCCACCTGTTTATTTTGCTAGTTAATGTGCTATCATATTCAATATTTCTCTAGAATTATGGGATGCATGGCTCATGCGTTTCAGAATATTGCAGTCCCGATGTCTTTTTCTCAATCAGGTCCGAAAATGTTACTCACACTGCAGAACCATAGTATGAAATCTTTGAGGGTGAATATATTTATTTGCAGCAGATTTCTCTCATGAAAATGCTTAAGAGACAAATCTTAGGCTGAAAATAACCTGCTGTAACG harbors:
- the LOC107621189 gene encoding B3 domain-containing transcription factor VRN1-like isoform X3 produces the protein MSSQERDVVHFFKVILEKNLLDDGFLRLPKSFVHNYWKRITSRSVFLSLPNGAELEVHWSRDERGDVVFGHGWKEFAQYVSLQATQFLLFRYELKKTNNNNNNKFYVIVLGSSGLEIKYPCSNSEKKNENVNVNVVEKGQKGEKKSDGSFEFVNGKRRKSLLSPPQSPPPPPPPLVISDDETNSFKRKSIIKEEPEDYSIDGEINTTKRKRRASRNFDYIAKEKDYVLDNKTMKKFQEKVKSRFQTGNPFFVCALGKTYSDRDLLVIPSYFAKPILGNKEGNAKLFLVDDPNKCWDVQMRISACRQFIITNGWKKFSTFYSLKLGDACVFELVDPIDILFKVHIRSYGEDPLTPSSPEYSEQEGPSYRPPSSSSSPFPKKHKTSKANFGSMPKNE
- the LOC107621189 gene encoding B3 domain-containing transcription factor VRN1-like isoform X1, which produces MSSQERDVVHFFKVILEKNLLDDGFLRLPKSFVHNYWKRITSRSVFLSLPNGAELEVHWSRDERGDVVFGHGWKEFAQYVSLQATQFLLFRYELKKTNNNNNNKFYVIVLGSSGLEIKYPCSNSEKKNENVNVNVVEKGQKGEKKSDGSFEFVNGKRRKSLLSPPQSPPPPPPPLVISDDETNSFKRKSIIKEEPEDYSIDGEINTTKRKRRASRNFDYIAKEKDYDNPEVLDNKTMKKFQEKVKSRFQTGNPFFVCALGKTYSDRDLLVIPSYFAKPILGNKEGNAKLFLVDDPNKCWDVQMRISACRQFIITNGWKKFSTFYSLKLGDACVFELVDPIDILFKVHIRSYGEDPLTPSSPEYSEQEGPSYRPPSSSSSPFPKKHKTSKANFGSMPKNE
- the LOC107621189 gene encoding B3 domain-containing transcription factor VRN1-like isoform X4; this encodes MSSQERDVVHFFKVILEKNLLDDGFLRLPKSFVHNYWKRITSRSVFLSLPNGAELEVHWSRDERGDVVFGHGWKEFAQYVSLQATQFLLFRYELKKTNNNNNNKFYVIVLGSSGLEIKYPCSNSEKKNENVNVNVVEKGQKGEKKSDGSFEFVNGKRRKSLLSPPQSPPPPPPPLVISDDETNSFKRKSIIKEEPEDYSIDGEINTTKRKRRASRNFDYIAKEKDYDNPEVLDNKTMKKFQEKVKSRFQTGNPFFVCALGKTYSDRDLLVIPSYFAKPILGNKEGNAKLFLVDDPNKCWDVQMRISACRQFIITNGWKKFSTFYSLKLGDACVFELVDPIDILFKVHIRSYGEDPLTPSSPGDTN
- the LOC107621189 gene encoding B3 domain-containing transcription factor VRN1-like isoform X2, with the translated sequence MSSQERDVVHFFKVILEKNLLDDGFLRLPKSFVHNYWKRITSRSVFLSLPNGAELEVHWSRDERGDVVFGHGWKEFAQYVSLQATQFLLFRYELKKTNNNNNNKFYVIVLGSSGLEIKYPCSNSEKKNENVNVNVVEKGQKGEKKSDGSFEFVNGKRRKSLLSPPQSPPPPPPPLVISDDETNSFKRKSIIKEEPEDYSIDGEINTTKRKRRASRNFDYIAKEKDYEVLDNKTMKKFQEKVKSRFQTGNPFFVCALGKTYSDRDLLVIPSYFAKPILGNKEGNAKLFLVDDPNKCWDVQMRISACRQFIITNGWKKFSTFYSLKLGDACVFELVDPIDILFKVHIRSYGEDPLTPSSPEYSEQEGPSYRPPSSSSSPFPKKHKTSKANFGSMPKNE